A region from the Malus domestica chromosome 07, GDT2T_hap1 genome encodes:
- the LOC103439944 gene encoding ribosome-binding factor PSRP1, chloroplastic: protein MATLFTSPQSMATLSSPIFQKPQIFTLSSSSSNFLNPSKNLKPIAIAIRPRKWRGKSLSVQMSWDGPLSSVKLIIQGKNLELSEAVKKHVEDKVGKAVQKHSHLVREADVRLSVRGGELGKGPRIRRCEVTLFTKKHGVFRAEEEAETLYASIDLASSIIQRKLRKIKEKESDHGRHMKGFNRSKVREPAMQVVAEDEEEEAVPQEQEEDFIDEVVRTKYFDMPPLTVAEAVDQLENVDHDFYAFRNEETGEINVIYKREEGGYGLIIPKGNGKAEKSEHVVVERARERSLAE, encoded by the exons ATGGCGACTCTGTTTACTTCTCCACAATCAATGGCAACACTCTCATCACCGATTTTCCAAAAGCCCCAAATCTTCACATTATCGTCTAGCTCTTCCAATTTCTTGAATCCGTCGAAGAATCTGAAACCCATTGCGATTGCGATTCGACCCCGAAAATGGCGCGGCAAGTCGCTCTCCGTGCAGATGTCCTGGGACGGCCCGCTCTCCTCGGTCAAGCTGATCATACAAGGAAAGAATTTGGAG TTGTCGGAGGCAGTGAAGAAGCATGTGGAAGACAAGGTTGGGAAGGCGGTTCAAAAGCATAGTCACCTAGTGAGGGAAGCCGATGTTCGGTTGTCTGTTCGAGGTGGAGAGCTTGGAAAAGGCCCCAGGATTCGGAGATGTGAG GTGACTTTGTTCACGAAGAAGCATGGAGTGTTCCGAGCTGAGGAAGAAGCTGAGACACTTTACGCGAGCATAGATTTGGCATCTTCGATTATCCAGAGGAAGTTGAGGAAAATCAAGGAGAAGGAATCGGATCATGGGCGGCACATGAAAGGCTTTAACAGATCGAAAGTTAGGGAGCCTGCAATGCAAGTAGTGGCGGAAGATGAAGAGGAAGAGGCGGTTCCCCAAGAGCAGGAAGAAGACTTCATTGACGAG GTTGTTCGAACAAAATACTTTGACATGCCGCCTTTGACAGTTGCTGAAGCGGTTGATCAACTGGAAAATGTTGATCACGACTTCTATGCTTTCCGAAATGAAGAAACTG GTGAGATTAATGTCATATACAAACGAGAAGAAGGAGGTTATGGACTTATTATACCGAAAGGAAATGGTAAAGCGGAGAAGTCAGAGCACGTGGTGGTAGAGCGAGCTAGAGAACGCTCCTTGGCGGAATAA
- the LOC103439942 gene encoding two-component response regulator-like APRR5 has product MGGVGMNSEDVEAKSRAEAEKKDGGECDSSVGTMRWEKLLPTMNMRVLLVEADDSTRHIIAALLRKCSYRVAAVADGLKAWEILKARPHNIDLILTEVDLPSISGFALLTLIMEHEICKNIPVIMMSSQDSISTVYKCMTRGVSDYLVKPIRKNELTNLWQHVWRRQSLARNGLLDESVGQQKIEATFENDAASNHSSGYMACVKENMGKGTDSQSSCTKPDFETECAPVDMQEYSPQIQGKTSLGDLRMQKDEAHAKFGEKLLTREKAARGTTEPADENTDTAVSPGKGAKPESQRRDDNMTSEACDNNDLLVNSSRDITDFIGAFSKYPSSNQRNSSSSHTPSMFDSAPQLDLSLRRPDSSGFENRVNEKRHALGHSNASAFSRYINRPMQPQKTSLCDQQKAYEATCEMQTSNTNADCDTSPTTLSTPRSIITLATGQSNQSEIGTSLPEQRLFPHPVPVKGIRFNNLSNGYGTVLPPMFGTQSSPSPMPSSAAQQEPSFLMNTFYPANLQKDKTEQVYGTLYQNTKGTVDQTMQNQDQRFDEDRGHMSSATDQSASSSFCNGNTGHLSSMGYGSACGSNNVDQVAMFRAAPESKNEDSFFNQNGNSYRSIQREAALNKFRLKRKDRCYDKKVRYESRKKLAEQRPRIKGQFVRQASTDPSPAETDGNIF; this is encoded by the exons atgggcGGGGTGGGTATGAATAGCGAGGACGTGGAAGCGAAGTCGAGAGCAGAGGCGGAGAAGAAGGACGGCGGCGAGTGCGATTCTTCCGTCGGGACGATGCGGTGGGAGAAGCTGCTGCCGACGATGAACATGCGGGTGTTGCTGGTGGAAGCTGATGACTCCACCAGGCATATTATAGCTGCGCTTCTCAGGAAATGTAGCTACAGAG TTGCTGCTGTAGCTGATGGCTTAAAGGCTTGGGAGATACTGAAGGCACGGCCTCATAACATAGATCTCATACTGACAGAAGTCGATCTGCCATCGATATCTGGATTTGCTTTGCTTACGCTAATCATGGAGCATGAGATCTGCAAAAACATTCCTGTTATAA TGATGTCCTCTCAGGATTCAATTAGCACGGTTTACAAATGCATGACGAGAGGCGTTTCTGACTATCTAGTCAAGCCTATTAGGAAGAATGAGCTGACGAATTTGTGGCAGCATGTTTGGAGAAGACAATCT TTAGCCCGAAATGGCCTCCTTGATGAGAGCGTTGGACAACAAAAGATCGAAGCAACTTTTGAAAATGATGCTGCAAGCAATCATTCAAGTGGCTATATGGCATGTGTTAAGGAAAACATGGGAAAAGGGACCGATTCTCAG AGCTCTTGTACAAAGCCAGACTTCGAAACTGAGTGTGCCCCTGTGGATATGCAGGAATATTCACCGCAAATACAGGGAAAAACTTCTCTTGGTGACTTGAGAATGCAGAAAGATGAAGCACACGCCAAATTTGGTGAGAAATTGCTTACGCGTGAAAAAGCAGCTAGAG GAACAACCGAGCCTGCCGATGAAAACACTGACACAGCAGTTTCACCAGGCAAGGGTGCCAAGCCAGAAAGTCAGAGGAGGGATGATAATATGACTAGTGAAGCTTGTGACAACAACGATCTACTTGTCAACTCTTCTAGAGATATCACGGACTTCATTGGAGCATTCAGTAAATATCCAAGTAGCAACCAGAGAAATTCTTCTTCAAGTCATACACCTAGCATGTTTGATTCTGCTCCACAGTTGGATCTATCCTTGAGAAGACCTGATTCCAGTGGCTTTGAGAATCGAGTTAATGAGAAAAGGCATGCCCTTGGCCATTCTAATGCTTCTGCCTTTTCAAG ATACATCAACAGGCCAATGCAGCCCCAGAAAACATCACTGTGCGATCAGCAAAAGGCATATGAAGCTACATGCGAGATGCAAACATCTAATACCAACGCTGATTGTGATACTTCTCCTACAACTTTAAGTACTCCCAGGAGTATTATCACTCTGGCTACTGGTCAGTCTAACCAATCTGAAATTGGAACGTCACTCCCTGAGCAGAGATTATTTCCTCATCCAGTTCCCGTGAAAGGCATAAGGTTTAACAATCTAAGCAATGGGTATGGTACTGTGCTACCTCCAATGTTTGGTACACAATCAAGTCCATCGCCAATGCCTAGTTCAGCTGCCCAGCAGGAACCCTCGTTCCTAATGAATACCTTTTATCCCGCAAATCTTCAGAAAGATAAAACTGAGCAAGTTTACGGCACACTTTATCAAAATACCAAAGGTACCGTGGACCAAACAATGCAGAATCAGGATcaaagatttgatgaggatcgAGGGCATATGTCCTCAGCAACCGATCAGAGTGCGAGTAGTAGTTTCTGTAATGGCAATACTGGTCATCTTAGTAGCATGGGGTACGGAAGTGCTTGTGGAAGCAACAATGTCGATCAGGTGGCTATGTTTAGGGCTGCGCCAGAGAGCAAGAATGAAGACAGTTTCTTTAATCAAAACGGAAATTCTTATCGATCCATCCAAAGAGAAGCAGCTCTAAACAAGTTCCGCTTGAAGCGCAAAGATAGATGCTACGACAAGAAG GTTCGCTACGAGAGCAGAAAGAAACTCGCAGAGCAGCGTCCCAGAATAAAAGGGCAGTTTGTCCGTCAAGCGAGTACTGATCCTTCACCTGCAGAAACTGATGGCAATATATTTTAG
- the LOC103439941 gene encoding NDR1/HIN1-like protein 26, with translation MSEALTKSPKHCGNKQGLNISKLYRKLFLLFSTFATTILSIILLVWLILRPTKPEFSLKEADIYQLNLSGGHLLNSSVQLTLLSKNPNQKVGIYYDELKVYAVYKGQQITLYTSLPPFYQGHEDTNVLTASLVGIGLPVDPSFGYEVGRDQTAGRLVLNLKVIGRIRWKVGTWVSGKYRVTVDCLAVMAFGPYVPTGPLTARQGTQCSTNV, from the coding sequence ATGTCTGAAGCCCTCACAAAATCTCCTAAACACTGTGGCAACAAACAAGGACTTAACATTAGCAAGCTCTACAGGAAGCTTTTCTTACTATTCTCTACATTTGCCACCACAATTCTCTCCATAATACTACTCGTCTGGCTCATCCTTCGCCCCACGAAACCCGAGTTCTCCCTCAAAGAAGCCGATATCTACCAGCTGAACCTCTCCGGCGGTCACCTCCTCAACTCGTCCGTCCAACTCACCCTCCTTTCGAAAAACCCTAATCAGAAAGTCGGGATTTACTATGACGAGCTTAAAGTCTACGCTGTATACAAGGGCCAGCAAATCACTCTTTACACTTCTCTTCCTCCGTTTTACCAAGGACATGAAGACACCAATGTCTTGACAGCTTCTCTGGTGGGAATAGGTCTGCCGGTGGATCCCTCGTTTGGCTATGAAGTGGGACGTGATCAAACGGCTGGTAGACTGGTTTTGAATCTCAAAGTGATAGGACGAATTCGATGGAAGGTTGGAACTTGGGTTTCCGGGAAATATCGGGTTACCGTGGATTGTCTTGCTGTTATGGCTTTTGGTCCTTATGTTCCAACTGGTCCTCTCACTGCAAGGCAAGGGACTCAATGCTCTACCAACGTCTGA
- the LOC103439940 gene encoding uncharacterized protein: MPPPPQQPICNNLPTLPDLLLTAISISFLFSSSARATLLSKTPFSHLPSCPRRLFKIPTMSLHHHPQQHRFATPQSLSEWLKPRLLSDSLASWGVKPGTKNVHNLWLELSEGESFLADSSPPVRTVHVVTVRIIDDKSRILIEAHQELSDGSVRSRGRPLSEKMKPGEDHESAANRAVMEELGSILNSASNGIVKIVPGSYEKRVEERHSMSYPGLPACYVLHAVDAWVEGLPEGEFCTEEEQEYPNGGAMSIAHEAVSVKKHFWKWVSLDSIN, encoded by the coding sequence ATGCCGCCGCCGCCGCAACAACCGATCTGCAACAACCTCCCAACGCTACCCGATCTCCTCCTGACGGCGATCTCCATCTCCTTCCTCTTCTCCTCCTCCGCCCGAGCTACCCTCCTCTCCAAAACCCCATTTTCCCATTTACCTTCCTGCCCTCGCCGCCTTTTCAAAATCCCCACCATGTCTCTCCACCACCACCCCCAGCAGCACCGCTTTGCAACCCCGCAGTCCCTCTCCGAGTGGCTCAAGCCCCGATTGCTCTCCGACTCTCTCGCCTCTTGGGGGGTCAAGCCTGGCACCAAGAACGTCCACAACCTCTGGCTCGAGCTCTCCGAAGGCGAAAGCTTTTTAGCCGATTCATCCCCGCCGGTTCGAACGGTTCACGTTGTCACGGTCCGGATCATCGACGATAAATCCCGGATTTTGATCGAAGCCCACCAAGAATTATCGGATGGCAGCGTCAGGAGCCGAGGCCGGCCACTGTCAGAGAAAATGAAACCCGGAGAGGACCACGAATCGGCGGCGAACAGGGCGGTTATGGAAGAGCTCGGTTCGATATTGAATTCGGCAAGCAACGGCATTGTGAAGATTGTTCCGGGTTCTTATGAGAAAAGGGTGGAGGAGCGGCATTCAATGTCGTATCCGGGCTTGCCGGCGTGTTACGTGCTGCACGCGGTGGATGCTTGGGTGGAGGGCTTGCCGGAAGGTGAGTTTTGCACCGAGGAGGAGCAGGAGTATCCGAATGGCGGAGCGATGAGCATTGCCCACGAGGCTGTGTCTGTCAAGAAGCATTTTTGGAAATGGGTTAGTCTTGATTCCATAAATTAA